The Cervus canadensis isolate Bull #8, Minnesota chromosome 9, ASM1932006v1, whole genome shotgun sequence genome contains a region encoding:
- the ZIC2 gene encoding zinc finger protein ZIC 2, giving the protein MLLDAGPQFPAIGVGSFARHHHHSAAAAAAAAAEMQDRELSLAAAQNGFVDSAAAHMGAFKLNPGAHELSPGQSSAFTSQGPGAYPGSAAAAAAAAALGPHAAHVGSYSGPPFNSTRDFLFRSRGFGDSAPGGGQHGLFGPGAGGLHHAHSDAQGHLLFPGLPEQHGPHGSQNVLNGQMRLGLPGEVFGRSEQYRQVASPRTDPYSAAQLHNQYGPMNMNMGMNMAAAAAHHHHHHHHPGAFFRYMRQQCIKQELICKWIDPEQLSNPKKSCNKTFSTMHELVTHVSVEHVGGPEQSNHVCFWEECPREGKPFKAKYKLVNHIRVHTGEKPFPCPFPGCGKVFARSENLKIHKRTHTGEKPFQCEFEGCDRRFANSSDRKKHMHVHTSDKPYLCKMCDKSYTHPSSLRKHMKVHESSPQGSESSPAASSGYESSTPPGLVSPSAEPQSSSTLSPAAAAAAAAAAAAVSAVHRGGGTGGGSSGGGGGGGGAGGGGGGGGGSGGGSGTAGGHGGLSSNFNEWYV; this is encoded by the exons ATGCTCCTGGACGCGGGGCCGCAGTTCCCGGCCATCGGGGTGGGCAGCTTCGCGCGCCACCATCATCATTCGGCTGCGGCGGCGGCCGCCGCGGCCGCGGAGATGCAAGACCGCGAACTGAGCCTGGCGGCGGCGCAGAACGGCTTCGTGGACTCGGCGGCCGCTCATATGGGCGCCTTCAAGCTCAACCCAGGGGCGCACGAGTTGTCCCCGGGCCAGAGCTCGGCGTTCACGTCGCAGGGCCCCGGCGCCTACCCCGGctccgccgcggccgccgccgctgccgccgcgcTCGGGCCGCACGCCGCGCATGTCGGCTCCTACTCCGGGCCGCCCTTCAACTCCACCCGGGACTTCCTGTTCCGCAGCCGCGGCTTTGGCGACTCGGCGCCCGGCGGCGGGCAGCACGGGCTGTTCGGGCCGGGGGCCGGCGGCCTGCACCACGCGCACTCGGACGCGCAGGGCCACCTCCTCTTCCCCGGCCTCCCGGAGCAGCACGGGCCGCACGGCTCGCAGAATGTGCTCAACGGGCAGATGCGCCTCGGGCTGCCCGGCGAGGTGTTCGGGCGCTCGGAGCAGTACCGCCAGGTGGCCAGCCCGCGGACCGACCCCTACTCGGCGGCGCAGCTCCACAACCAGTACGGCCCCATGAATATGAACATGGGGATGAACATGGCAGCGGCCGCggcccaccatcaccaccaccaccaccaccctggtgCCTTTTTCCGCTACATGCGGCAGCAGTGCATCAAGCAAGAGCTCATCTGCAAGTGGATCGACCCCGAGCAGCTGAGCAACCCGAAGAAGAGCTGCAACAAAACTTTCAGCACCATGCACGAGCTGGTGACCCACGTCTCGGTGGAGCACGTCGGCGGCCCGGAGCAGAGCAACCACGTCTGCTTCTGGGAGGAGTGTCCGCGCGAGGGCAAGCCCTTCAAGGCCAAATACAAACTGGTCAACCACATCCGCGTGCACACCGGCGAGAAGcccttcccctgccccttcccGGGCTGCGGCAAGGTCTTCGCGCGCTCCGAGAACCTCAAGATCCACAAAAGGACCCACACAG gggagaagcccttcCAGTGTGAGTTCGAGGGCTGTGACCGGCGCTTCGCCAACAGCAGCGACAGGAAGAAGCACATGCACGTGCACACCTCGGATAAGCCCTATCTGTGCAAGATGTGTGACAAGTCGTACACGCACCCCAGCTCTCTGCGGAAACACATGAAG GTCCATGAGTCCTCCCCGCAGGGCTCCGAGTCGTCCCCGGCCGCCAGCTCCGGCTACGAGTCGTCCACGCCCCCGGGGCTGGTGTCGCCCAGCGCCGAGCCCCAGAGCAGTTCCACCCTGTCCCcggcggcggctgcggctgcagcggcggcggcggcggccgtgTCCGCGGTGCACCGGGGCGGAGGCACGGGCGGCGGCTccagtggcggcggcggcggcggcggcggggcgggcgggggcggcggcggcggcggcggctccggCGGGGGCAGCGGGACGGCCGGGGGCCACGGCGGCCTGTCCTCCAACTTCAATGAATGGTACGTGTGA